From a single Paenibacillus sp. FSL W8-0426 genomic region:
- a CDS encoding MFS transporter, with translation MKVTLGRQSILLLGVNGLFALAGALSGTFLNVYLWKSRPDYSMLGWFTVSQQLTLGATFWLAGKWVKEHDKMIALRLGTGLSGLFYMLVLWAGPKAVDWIWPLGILLGCSLGLFWLAFNVVYFEVTDRENRDLFNGWVGLLGSVTGIVGPWFSGLIISRMADNSGYRLIFTVSLVIYVIAVVCSFFLKKRKVSGTYCWTEPLKQLSRKGSPWRPIGVGLIAQGVREGVFAFLIALLVYVATQQEYKLGQFSLITSSVALVSYWAAGKWFKPRYRSMGMLSGAILLFLVLLPLLWKVGYGTLLFMGIGSAIGMPLYMLPMISAGFDLMGTSDENVEKRVELVVLRELCLMTGRLLGLASFLVIVQSQPSLQEMVWLIVGLGAFPLVGWIAIRSLLSTHDPRAPQRK, from the coding sequence ATGAAGGTTACTCTGGGCCGACAATCCATTCTGCTGCTTGGCGTGAATGGATTGTTTGCGTTAGCCGGGGCTTTGTCCGGAACATTTCTGAATGTCTACTTGTGGAAAAGCCGGCCCGATTACAGCATGCTGGGATGGTTCACCGTGAGTCAACAGCTTACTCTTGGCGCAACATTCTGGCTTGCCGGAAAATGGGTCAAGGAACATGACAAAATGATCGCTTTGCGTCTGGGCACCGGGTTATCGGGCTTGTTCTACATGCTTGTCCTGTGGGCGGGGCCAAAGGCGGTGGATTGGATCTGGCCGCTGGGCATCCTGCTCGGCTGTTCATTGGGGTTGTTCTGGCTTGCCTTTAACGTTGTATATTTTGAGGTGACTGATCGTGAAAACCGGGATTTGTTCAACGGATGGGTGGGGCTGCTGGGCTCCGTGACGGGCATCGTTGGTCCTTGGTTCTCCGGTTTGATCATCTCACGGATGGCTGACAATTCCGGGTACCGGCTCATATTTACAGTATCGCTTGTCATCTATGTCATTGCCGTCGTGTGCAGCTTTTTCCTGAAAAAAAGAAAGGTCAGCGGTACATACTGTTGGACGGAACCGCTGAAGCAGTTATCCCGTAAGGGCAGCCCCTGGAGACCAATTGGCGTGGGGTTGATCGCTCAGGGGGTGCGAGAGGGTGTTTTTGCATTCTTGATCGCACTGCTCGTATATGTCGCCACCCAACAGGAGTATAAGCTTGGGCAATTCTCATTGATCACTTCATCCGTCGCGCTGGTGAGCTACTGGGCCGCAGGAAAATGGTTCAAACCTCGTTACAGGTCTATGGGGATGCTGTCCGGAGCGATATTGTTGTTCTTGGTTCTTCTGCCTCTATTATGGAAGGTTGGTTACGGCACCTTGCTGTTCATGGGAATCGGTTCGGCCATCGGCATGCCGCTGTACATGCTGCCGATGATTTCGGCAGGTTTCGATCTGATGGGGACAAGTGACGAAAACGTGGAGAAAAGAGTGGAACTTGTCGTATTGAGAGAGCTATGCCTCATGACCGGAAGACTGTTGGGGTTGGCATCGTTTTTGGTCATCGTTCAGAGTCAGCCATCGTTGCAAGAGATGGTATGGTTGATCGTAGGCCTGGGTGCATTTCCGCTTGTGGGATGGATTGCCATCCGCAGTTTGCTTAGCACGCATGATCCGAGGGCACCTCAGCGAAAATAA
- a CDS encoding FAD-dependent oxidoreductase: MELVYGTPFWPSTMTDAPTYPVLQTDLTCDCLIIGGGMGGALASRLLADQGVDTVVIEKRNIAHGSSLASAGLLQNTNDKTLTSCIHTFGEYTGVRFYELCRDAMAQLERLAGTLDTDPCFIPRNSLRFASSQEDIHILEKEARTLQRYGFDAAFWDAGLINKHLSISKPAALLTRGDAEVNPFRFVHGLFHSAAKKGVRIFEKTAMIHCDFLKDGVLCHTPGGRIHARKVIFATGYETQSIKKDQTAYLQTSYVIVTKPLPDLSSWYDRYLIWESALPYTYMRTTMDGRIVAGGMDEDLPRKDQREHRAKHCGEQLLKKVRAYFPLPDLEVDFTWGAVFGNTHDGLPLIGPHPEFPHSYFLEGYGGNGTVYSMIAASILADAVTGTPNGDMELFSLTRTNKPSPASWK; the protein is encoded by the coding sequence TTGGAACTTGTATATGGTACGCCCTTCTGGCCTTCCACGATGACCGATGCGCCAACATACCCTGTGCTGCAAACGGATCTTACATGCGATTGCCTCATCATCGGTGGCGGCATGGGAGGCGCATTAGCATCACGGCTGCTTGCCGATCAGGGGGTGGATACGGTCGTCATTGAAAAAAGAAACATTGCTCACGGCAGCAGTTTGGCCAGTGCCGGTCTGCTGCAAAACACAAATGACAAAACGTTGACCTCTTGCATCCATACATTCGGCGAATATACCGGCGTCCGGTTTTACGAACTTTGCCGGGATGCCATGGCGCAGCTCGAACGACTCGCGGGTACGCTGGATACGGATCCTTGTTTCATCCCAAGAAATAGTCTTCGCTTTGCCAGCAGTCAAGAAGACATTCACATACTGGAGAAAGAGGCCCGGACTTTGCAGCGATACGGTTTCGACGCAGCGTTTTGGGATGCCGGCCTTATTAACAAGCACCTCTCGATTAGCAAACCAGCTGCTCTTTTAACCCGAGGCGATGCCGAGGTGAATCCGTTTCGTTTCGTACACGGTTTGTTTCATTCCGCTGCGAAAAAAGGGGTCCGGATCTTCGAAAAAACGGCCATGATCCATTGCGATTTCCTCAAAGACGGCGTGTTGTGCCATACGCCGGGTGGACGGATTCATGCTCGCAAAGTGATTTTTGCGACAGGATACGAAACCCAGTCCATCAAGAAGGATCAAACGGCCTATCTCCAGACTTCCTATGTCATTGTAACCAAACCTTTGCCGGATCTCAGCAGTTGGTATGACCGCTATCTCATTTGGGAATCCGCGCTTCCATACACATACATGCGGACAACGATGGACGGAAGAATCGTGGCTGGCGGGATGGATGAAGATTTGCCGCGCAAGGATCAGAGAGAACACCGAGCCAAGCATTGCGGCGAACAACTCTTGAAGAAGGTTCGTGCGTACTTCCCTCTGCCAGACCTGGAAGTCGATTTCACATGGGGGGCCGTATTCGGCAATACCCATGACGGGCTGCCATTAATCGGCCCCCATCCGGAATTCCCTCATTCCTATTTTCTTGAGGGTTACGGAGGGAATGGGACGGTATACAGCATGATTGCAGCCTCCATACTGGCAGACGCCGTTACGGGTACTCCAAACGGAGATATGGAGCTCTTTTCACTTACACGAACCAACAAACCCTCTCCCGCATCATGGAAATAA
- a CDS encoding spore coat protein has translation MYSQSLSSGGSFMQEQDLLSSILANLRRTAREYTTATTEAACPAVRQMFMDLTNDTLRLQGELFNLMQQNNMYSASSKALRQDIDKQIQSAHQAQQKCQQFVQEKSTQSATYNHAPNVPQHPANYGNPYYV, from the coding sequence GTGTATTCTCAATCTTTGTCATCCGGGGGAAGTTTTATGCAGGAACAAGACCTGCTCAGTTCGATTCTCGCAAACCTGAGACGCACGGCGCGCGAGTATACGACCGCCACAACGGAAGCGGCTTGTCCGGCGGTTCGCCAAATGTTTATGGATTTGACGAACGATACGCTCAGGCTGCAGGGCGAGCTGTTCAATCTGATGCAGCAAAACAATATGTATTCCGCTTCGTCGAAGGCGCTCCGCCAGGACATAGACAAGCAAATCCAGTCTGCCCATCAGGCGCAGCAGAAATGCCAGCAGTTCGTGCAGGAGAAAAGCACGCAATCTGCCACGTACAACCATGCACCCAACGTTCCGCAGCATCCGGCAAATTACGGCAATCCCTATTACGTGTAA
- a CDS encoding Lrp/AsnC family transcriptional regulator: MKDLNDLQLKVLDLLKEDARRTPALLSTLLGEPEEHIKKAVEELEQEHVIVKYATVVNWSKVHDEKVTALIEVQITPERGRGFEGIAERIYLYPQVKSVYLMSGAYDLLVEVEGGNLREVANFVSEKLSPIDSVLSTKTNFILKKYKQDGIIFEDHQEDNRLMISP; the protein is encoded by the coding sequence ATGAAGGATTTGAACGATTTGCAATTGAAAGTTCTCGATCTGTTGAAGGAAGATGCTAGAAGAACTCCTGCATTGTTGTCGACACTGCTCGGCGAACCGGAGGAACATATCAAAAAGGCTGTCGAGGAACTGGAGCAAGAACACGTCATCGTGAAGTACGCCACGGTCGTAAACTGGAGCAAAGTGCACGACGAGAAGGTCACGGCGTTGATCGAAGTGCAAATTACGCCTGAACGGGGGCGCGGTTTTGAAGGGATTGCGGAGCGGATCTATCTGTATCCTCAGGTCAAATCCGTTTACTTGATGTCTGGCGCGTATGACCTGCTCGTCGAAGTCGAGGGCGGCAACCTGCGCGAGGTAGCCAATTTTGTGTCGGAGAAGCTGTCTCCCATCGATTCGGTCCTTTCGACCAAAACCAACTTTATTCTCAAAAAATACAAGCAGGACGGGATTATTTTCGAGGACCATCAAGAAGATAACCGTCTCATGATCTCGCCGTAA
- a CDS encoding aminotransferase class I/II-fold pyridoxal phosphate-dependent enzyme, with protein sequence MILNEQTTGSTKTMNSYLSPLVQQIPPSGIRKFFDLVGDNKDIITLGVGEPDFITPWHMREACVYSLERGMTSYTSNAGMPQLREALSEYLDTQFHTKYDPKNEIIVTVGGSEAIDLALRALIVPGDEILIPEPSYVAYSPIASIGGGVPVGIETYAKDQFKLTAEALEAKITPKSKVVILCYPSNPTGAIMTHEDWLPIAEVIKKHDLIVIADEIYAELTYNQKHVSFAAVPDMKDRTILVSGFSKAFAMTGWRIGYMCGHPELISAMLKIHQYTVMCAPAMGQVAALEALRNGMAEKDRMVESYNQRRRLIVQGFRDIGLDCHEPQGAFYAFPSIQKTGLSSDVFAERLLTENKVAAVPGNVFGPQGEGFLRCSYATSVAQLNEALDRIGNFVHKVLKEG encoded by the coding sequence ATGATATTGAATGAACAGACAACAGGAAGCACCAAAACCATGAATTCATATTTGTCGCCACTGGTTCAGCAAATTCCTCCTTCCGGCATCCGCAAGTTTTTCGACTTGGTCGGAGACAACAAGGATATCATTACGCTAGGGGTCGGCGAGCCGGATTTCATCACGCCGTGGCATATGCGCGAAGCGTGCGTGTATTCGTTGGAACGCGGCATGACCAGCTACACCTCCAATGCGGGCATGCCCCAGCTGAGGGAGGCGCTCAGCGAGTATTTGGATACTCAATTCCATACGAAATATGATCCAAAAAACGAAATCATCGTAACGGTCGGCGGCAGTGAAGCCATTGACTTGGCCTTGCGCGCGCTCATCGTGCCAGGAGACGAAATTTTGATCCCGGAGCCGTCGTATGTAGCGTATTCTCCCATTGCTTCCATAGGCGGCGGCGTGCCGGTCGGCATCGAAACGTATGCGAAGGACCAGTTCAAACTTACGGCAGAAGCGCTTGAGGCCAAGATCACGCCTAAATCCAAGGTCGTCATTCTCTGTTATCCAAGCAATCCGACGGGAGCGATCATGACGCATGAGGATTGGCTGCCGATCGCTGAGGTAATCAAAAAGCATGATTTGATCGTCATCGCGGATGAAATTTATGCCGAGCTGACGTACAACCAAAAACATGTCAGTTTTGCAGCCGTCCCCGACATGAAGGATCGCACGATTCTGGTCAGCGGTTTTTCCAAAGCATTTGCCATGACGGGCTGGAGAATCGGGTACATGTGCGGGCATCCCGAGTTGATCTCGGCGATGCTGAAGATTCATCAATATACGGTGATGTGTGCGCCGGCCATGGGTCAGGTAGCTGCTTTGGAGGCATTAAGGAACGGAATGGCCGAAAAAGACCGGATGGTGGAATCGTATAACCAGCGGAGACGATTGATCGTGCAAGGATTCAGAGACATCGGTCTCGATTGTCACGAGCCTCAGGGCGCGTTCTATGCGTTCCCGAGCATTCAAAAGACGGGGCTCAGCTCGGACGTATTTGCCGAACGCCTATTGACGGAGAACAAGGTAGCCGCCGTGCCAGGAAACGTATTTGGGCCTCAAGGTGAAGGCTTCTTGCGGTGTTCCTATGCGACATCTGTCGCGCAGTTGAATGAGGCATTGGATCGGATTGGGAATTTTGTCCATAAAGTGTTGAAAGAGGGATAA
- a CDS encoding aspartyl-phosphate phosphatase Spo0E family protein produces MFCVEYDLPTNRGHYLAEGDHGDRWSVNPEHASLHNVSLEEEIHMLRCKMEQLFLEEKSFTSDIVIEISSLLDLKINEYYMKQKPTKGK; encoded by the coding sequence TTGTTCTGTGTTGAATATGATTTACCGACGAATCGTGGACATTATTTGGCAGAAGGCGATCATGGCGACCGATGGTCGGTGAACCCTGAGCACGCATCTTTGCATAACGTTTCCTTGGAAGAAGAGATCCATATGTTGCGATGCAAAATGGAACAGTTATTTTTGGAGGAGAAATCCTTCACTTCGGATATCGTTATTGAAATCAGCAGCTTGCTCGATCTGAAAATCAACGAATATTACATGAAGCAGAAACCGACAAAAGGCAAATAA
- a CDS encoding bifunctional adenosylcobinamide kinase/adenosylcobinamide-phosphate guanylyltransferase yields MLITVTGGVGSGKTRFALDYAARISREGIYLSTGDHDPVNPELPSAHYRAISAVKGPQLAQVIDQINRESNLYLADQRILIVDSLTAWMAASFDVCDNLNEQRNDTQKLLGALLSYQGKLLVITNEMHASLQPSEKERVFAARMASVNRMLQSHSDRMFMLVSGLAIDLKSHALRYE; encoded by the coding sequence TTGCTGATAACGGTCACAGGCGGCGTCGGCAGCGGCAAAACCCGGTTTGCCCTCGACTATGCAGCCCGGATTAGCCGGGAAGGGATCTATTTGTCCACAGGCGACCATGATCCAGTGAATCCGGAGCTGCCGTCCGCTCATTACCGGGCCATATCGGCAGTGAAAGGGCCCCAATTGGCCCAGGTTATTGATCAGATCAACCGGGAATCGAATCTTTATTTGGCGGATCAGCGCATTCTTATTGTGGATAGCCTAACCGCATGGATGGCGGCGAGCTTCGACGTCTGTGACAATCTGAACGAACAGAGGAACGATACCCAGAAATTGCTTGGCGCATTGCTTTCGTACCAGGGCAAACTGCTCGTCATTACGAACGAAATGCATGCATCGCTGCAACCTTCCGAGAAAGAGCGAGTTTTCGCAGCTCGCATGGCGTCCGTGAACCGGATGCTTCAATCTCACTCGGATCGGATGTTTATGCTCGTTTCAGGGCTGGCCATTGATTTGAAATCACATGCGCTGCGATATGAATAA
- a CDS encoding DedA family protein yields MQNWITDFMEQYGYIGIALIIALENVFPPIPSEIILPFGGFMTTYTGLTLPGVIIAATIGSVLGAIILYGIGLLIDVERLEKIVDRWGHILRIKKEDIHRVDAWFDKYGIWTVLFCRMVPLVRSLISIPAGMSNMKFGLFILFTTIGTLVWNIILVSVGAALGASWESILEFMDVYSLVVYVIVAIAAIIFVIWWIKRIKSRK; encoded by the coding sequence ATGCAAAACTGGATCACCGATTTCATGGAACAATACGGATACATCGGCATTGCGTTGATCATTGCCCTGGAGAACGTGTTCCCGCCCATTCCTTCGGAAATTATTTTGCCTTTTGGCGGATTTATGACCACCTATACCGGCCTCACCCTTCCCGGCGTTATTATCGCGGCAACGATCGGTTCGGTGCTTGGTGCCATCATCCTGTACGGCATCGGGCTGCTGATCGACGTTGAACGCCTGGAAAAAATCGTGGATCGATGGGGCCATATCCTGCGCATCAAGAAGGAAGATATCCACCGCGTCGATGCTTGGTTCGACAAGTATGGGATATGGACGGTATTGTTCTGCCGCATGGTGCCGCTGGTTCGCAGCCTGATTTCCATTCCGGCAGGCATGTCCAACATGAAATTTGGCCTGTTTATTCTCTTTACAACGATTGGCACACTGGTCTGGAACATCATCCTTGTTTCGGTCGGCGCCGCGCTTGGCGCATCGTGGGAGAGCATTTTGGAGTTCATGGATGTCTATTCACTGGTTGTTTATGTCATTGTTGCGATTGCCGCCATTATTTTTGTCATCTGGTGGATCAAACGGATCAAATCCCGCAAGTAA
- a CDS encoding cob(I)yrinic acid a,c-diamide adenosyltransferase has product MGIYTRTGDEGQTSVIGGRVVKDDDRVEAYGTIDELNCFVGQAISLIDDAKGSFEDLKEQLSEIQQELFDCGSDLAFVNITENRYKVKDDKVARLEQWIDLFDTENPKVERFIIPGGTLLSSALHVCRTVCRRAERRAVTLGQHTDINPSVRRYLNRLSDYFFVVARTANARQQVQDVEYVRSKKVFRRKEAKSEE; this is encoded by the coding sequence ATGGGCATATATACAAGAACCGGTGATGAAGGGCAGACTTCGGTGATCGGAGGACGAGTGGTCAAGGACGACGATCGGGTGGAGGCTTATGGCACGATTGATGAGTTGAACTGTTTTGTCGGTCAGGCCATCAGCCTTATCGATGATGCAAAGGGCTCGTTCGAAGACCTGAAAGAACAGCTGTCGGAGATTCAACAGGAGCTGTTTGATTGCGGCTCCGATCTGGCGTTTGTCAACATTACGGAAAATCGGTATAAAGTAAAAGACGACAAGGTTGCGCGGCTGGAGCAATGGATTGATCTGTTCGATACCGAAAATCCGAAAGTGGAGCGGTTCATCATTCCTGGGGGCACCCTGCTGTCTTCTGCGCTTCACGTATGCCGTACCGTGTGCCGTCGTGCCGAACGCCGGGCAGTCACGCTAGGGCAGCATACCGACATCAATCCGTCTGTGCGTCGTTACTTGAACAGGCTGTCGGACTATTTCTTTGTGGTTGCCCGGACAGCCAATGCAAGACAGCAGGTACAGGATGTTGAATACGTTCGCAGCAAAAAGGTTTTCCGCCGCAAAGAGGCAAAGAGTGAGGAATGA
- a CDS encoding RluA family pseudouridine synthase produces MNGYYTPITYTVSEQEEGWLLKTVLQRRLHVSRKLLSRLKLTEHGIMLNGERVYISVKVAAGDLVEIRMEQEESDDILPEELPFSILYEDEHLLIVNKDAGIIVHPTHGHYTGTLANGVVHYWKAKGERVRFRPVHRLDQETSGVLAIAKNPYVHQHVSEQMIAGTVDKRYIAFVHGSPTPEEGTIDGPIDRDPEEPHRRIVTSDGYPARTLYKTLAKWDGGTASEVSLKLESGRTHQIRVHMTSIHCPLIGDSMYQTLPDAGIDARTVALRAERDGWIDRQALHACELSFEHPILRKRMTFHAPLPADLQDLKQRLQQENENTEEQES; encoded by the coding sequence ATGAACGGTTATTACACACCAATCACATACACGGTATCCGAGCAGGAGGAAGGTTGGCTGCTGAAGACGGTACTTCAGCGACGCCTTCACGTATCGCGCAAACTTCTGTCACGACTGAAGCTGACAGAGCACGGCATTATGTTGAATGGAGAGCGAGTGTATATCAGCGTCAAGGTGGCTGCAGGAGATCTCGTCGAAATTCGGATGGAGCAGGAGGAGTCGGATGATATTCTTCCCGAAGAACTGCCTTTTTCCATTTTATATGAGGATGAGCACCTGCTGATCGTAAACAAGGATGCAGGCATCATCGTACATCCTACGCATGGTCACTATACGGGAACGTTGGCGAACGGCGTCGTGCATTATTGGAAAGCCAAAGGCGAACGTGTCCGTTTTCGTCCGGTGCATCGGCTGGATCAGGAAACGTCGGGCGTGCTGGCCATTGCCAAAAATCCGTATGTGCATCAGCATGTGTCGGAACAGATGATAGCAGGCACGGTAGACAAGCGTTATATCGCTTTTGTGCACGGCAGCCCTACCCCAGAAGAAGGGACGATCGACGGTCCGATCGACCGCGACCCCGAGGAGCCGCATCGCCGGATCGTCACGTCGGACGGTTACCCTGCCCGTACGCTCTATAAGACATTAGCGAAATGGGATGGAGGAACGGCGAGCGAAGTGAGCCTTAAGCTGGAAAGCGGCAGGACGCATCAGATTCGCGTGCATATGACGTCGATCCACTGCCCGCTGATCGGGGACAGCATGTACCAAACATTGCCGGACGCGGGCATTGACGCCCGAACGGTGGCCTTGCGAGCTGAGCGGGACGGTTGGATCGATCGGCAGGCTTTGCATGCATGCGAGCTGTCGTTCGAGCATCCGATTTTGCGTAAGCGAATGACGTTCCATGCCCCGCTTCCTGCAGACTTGCAGGATCTGAAGCAGCGCTTGCAGCAAGAGAACGAGAATACGGAGGAACAGGAATCATGA
- a CDS encoding arsenate reductase family protein, translating into MSRLKVYQYAKCGTCRKAVKWLEGKGHELALVPIFDAPPSEAELKQFIELSGLEVKKFFNTSGEVYKEQQLKDKLPGMSTDEQIRLLASNGRLIKRPIVTDGTKVTVGFKEETFEQVWS; encoded by the coding sequence ATGAGCCGATTGAAAGTTTATCAATATGCCAAATGCGGCACCTGCCGCAAAGCGGTCAAATGGCTGGAAGGCAAGGGGCACGAGTTGGCATTGGTGCCGATCTTTGACGCCCCTCCTTCCGAGGCGGAACTGAAACAATTCATCGAGCTGAGCGGGCTTGAAGTGAAGAAGTTTTTCAACACCAGCGGTGAGGTCTACAAGGAGCAGCAGCTCAAAGACAAGCTTCCGGGCATGTCGACGGACGAGCAAATTCGTTTGCTTGCATCGAATGGCCGCCTTATCAAACGTCCCATCGTCACGGACGGAACAAAGGTCACTGTTGGATTCAAGGAAGAGACGTTCGAGCAGGTATGGAGTTAG
- a CDS encoding 5'-3' exonuclease H3TH domain-containing protein, with protein sequence MNQRNEPTLLLVDGMAVLFRAFYATSASGYIRRTKAGLPTNAVYGFIRYFWDAVQTFGPSHVICCWDMGGKTFRGEEYAAYKGNRAEAPDDLIPQFSLIREVMDSLGVPNIGAQGFEADDCIGTLAKYYTEQNNMNVMVLTGDHDMLQLINDRTSVIIMKKGHGNYMVYTPDSLMEEKQLAPRQIIDMKGLMGDASDNYPGVRGIGEKTALKLVQEYGSIEGILDNLDQLTPSVRKKIENDLDMLHLSRRLAEIHCEVPVACALDVCEFQLDPDAVMDKFEQLEMKSLGSWMGVATG encoded by the coding sequence GTGAATCAACGTAATGAACCTACTTTGTTGCTGGTAGACGGTATGGCAGTGTTGTTCAGGGCGTTCTATGCGACATCTGCGAGCGGATATATCAGACGTACAAAGGCAGGATTGCCGACCAACGCGGTGTACGGGTTTATCCGTTACTTCTGGGATGCGGTCCAGACTTTTGGGCCAAGCCATGTCATCTGCTGCTGGGATATGGGAGGCAAGACGTTTCGCGGTGAGGAATATGCGGCATACAAGGGGAACCGGGCGGAAGCGCCGGATGATCTGATTCCCCAATTTTCGCTGATTCGTGAGGTCATGGACAGTCTTGGCGTTCCGAATATCGGGGCTCAAGGCTTTGAAGCCGACGATTGTATCGGTACCCTCGCCAAATACTACACCGAGCAGAACAACATGAACGTCATGGTGTTGACCGGGGATCATGACATGCTGCAGCTGATCAATGACCGGACAAGCGTGATCATCATGAAAAAGGGACACGGCAATTACATGGTATACACTCCCGATTCCTTGATGGAAGAGAAGCAGCTTGCCCCGCGTCAGATCATTGACATGAAGGGTCTTATGGGCGATGCCAGCGACAATTATCCGGGCGTTCGCGGCATTGGCGAGAAGACGGCGCTCAAACTGGTGCAGGAGTACGGCTCCATTGAGGGAATTTTGGATAATTTGGATCAATTGACGCCTTCGGTCCGGAAAAAGATCGAGAACGATCTGGACATGCTTCATTTATCCCGCAGATTGGCAGAGATTCATTGTGAAGTACCCGTAGCTTGCGCATTGGATGTATGCGAGTTCCAACTTGACCCGGATGCGGTCATGGACAAATTCGAGCAACTTGAGATGAAGAGCCTCGGCTCTTGGATGGGAGTGGCGACAGGTTGA
- a CDS encoding phosphodiester glycosidase family protein, protein MNTRGIGKKWWTGAMALILALPVLLSGAVGAPETAEAKAAISTKVQKVKTAGRTFTVQTVSIPKGTPVTVGLAKKQVGQTATLPSIVKAYGAQAAINGAFFEAYNGAPDPYGMLIANSKVIHIGRYGTSIGFKADGTAIMDSLQVSLTGKVTGKDGKPRSWYATFVNRTPAADANISMLYTPERGGKVGFKGGIAVVIEKGIVTKKLTNNNVSIPKNGSVLVFTGTLKSMADRFDVGSAVEMNYKYTNASGKEIPWEDVVTAVGAGPRLVKDGKVAVNPVSEGFKDTKILNASGARSGIAIMADGSVMLATVPGATIKEWAAVMQKLGAKQAMNLDGGASSGLYAGGKMLTSPGRLLSNTLVFGGSVK, encoded by the coding sequence ATGAACACGCGAGGAATCGGCAAAAAGTGGTGGACCGGGGCAATGGCCCTGATCCTGGCTTTGCCGGTATTATTGTCAGGAGCCGTGGGCGCTCCCGAAACAGCAGAAGCCAAAGCGGCAATCAGCACCAAAGTACAAAAAGTGAAAACGGCAGGACGCACCTTTACGGTGCAAACGGTCAGCATTCCGAAAGGAACGCCGGTGACGGTGGGACTTGCCAAAAAACAAGTGGGACAGACAGCTACGCTGCCATCGATCGTAAAGGCTTACGGTGCGCAAGCCGCGATTAACGGAGCTTTCTTCGAGGCCTATAACGGGGCGCCGGACCCATACGGCATGTTGATTGCCAATAGCAAAGTGATACATATCGGAAGATACGGAACAAGCATCGGTTTCAAAGCGGACGGCACGGCGATCATGGATTCATTGCAGGTGAGCCTGACGGGCAAGGTTACCGGCAAAGACGGCAAGCCGCGCAGCTGGTACGCTACCTTTGTCAACCGCACGCCTGCGGCAGATGCCAACATCAGCATGCTGTATACGCCGGAACGAGGCGGCAAGGTCGGATTCAAAGGCGGGATCGCCGTGGTGATCGAAAAGGGGATCGTGACCAAGAAATTAACAAACAATAACGTCTCCATTCCGAAGAACGGGTCGGTTCTGGTCTTTACAGGCACGCTGAAGTCCATGGCAGACCGTTTTGATGTGGGCTCTGCCGTAGAGATGAACTATAAATACACGAATGCCTCAGGCAAGGAGATTCCTTGGGAAGATGTTGTGACAGCGGTAGGAGCCGGTCCACGTTTGGTAAAAGACGGGAAAGTGGCGGTGAATCCGGTGAGCGAGGGCTTTAAGGATACCAAGATTCTGAACGCTTCAGGCGCTCGAAGCGGAATCGCCATCATGGCGGACGGCTCCGTAATGCTGGCTACCGTTCCGGGAGCCACGATCAAGGAGTGGGCTGCCGTCATGCAGAAGCTTGGAGCCAAACAAGCGATGAACCTGGATGGCGGAGCCTCTTCAGGCCTTTATGCCGGCGGCAAGATGCTGACTTCCCCCGGGCGGTTGCTTAGCAATACCCTTGTATTCGGCGGTTCGGTGAAATAA